The nucleotide window TTGCGGCCGAAGTCCGGCGGCGTTTGCTATCGAATCCTTTACGGTTTCATCGGAGCTCACGTGGCACTCATCGCGCTCGGCACCACGAAGGCGGCCGTCGTCGATCCAAAAGATATTGACCGAGCGATCAAGTGTCTCGGATTGGCGCAAAGCGAGCCTGAACGTTACACGCTGGAATACTGACGCCAAGGAGTTCGGTATATGGCAAGCACCAGGGATTTTGCCGATGTTCTGAGGAAAAAGATCGCAACCGATCCGCGACTCGCCGCAGCCGTTGCCGAAGCTCGATTTCAAGCGAACATCGCCGAGCAGATTTACACCGTGCGCACTGAAGCTGGCCTAACGCAAACGCAACTCGCTCGGAGGATCGGTACCCACCAATCGGTCATCGCACGGCTCGAGGACGCAGACTACGAGGGACACACCTTTTCCATGCTTCGTCGGATTGCGGACGCCACCGGCAAGGAGCTTTTCATCGCGTTCAAAGAGAGTAACCCAGGAAGCGGACCAGTAACGGTCGAGCCACATCGGGCGCCTGCACAAAAGGCACCCCCATTGAATCGGCGGTCGGCAGCCGGATCAAAACTGAAATCCGCGCCAAAATCCGCACCATCCGCCCGCAAAAAGAAGCGGAGCCATTAGGATCGGCCGGTCAGCGATTTATCGATCGCATAACGCTCCTGGCAATACCGTTCAAAGACACTGCCCGTTGACCGGCGATTTCTCCTGACGCTGCCAATGCGTTACCATCAATAGCAGCTTGCCGCACAGTAGATTGCCTGGTGCGGCCTCCCCGACTGCCTGGAAATCGAGGTCCGCTTGGACGAATCCAATCCGTTATCCAAAACGGCCAGTTTCGTGACGACCGGGGCGCGCAGCATGCTCCGCTCGCTCACGCTGGGCAGCCTGTTGCTTCGCAAACAGCTTTGGGTCTGGCCGATCCTGGCCGCACTACTGTTGGGCGTCGTCGGCCGCTGGATCAGTCGGTCGGTGGAATCGGCCATGCGCGAGCGGCGCGTCGCCGAGCTAACCACGGTAATCAATGCCGACGTGGCGGCGCTGCGCGTATGGATGACCGAACAAGCGTTCGATGCCGAATTCATGGCCGAAGATGAGCGGA belongs to Pirellulales bacterium and includes:
- a CDS encoding helix-turn-helix transcriptional regulator, whose protein sequence is MASTRDFADVLRKKIATDPRLAAAVAEARFQANIAEQIYTVRTEAGLTQTQLARRIGTHQSVIARLEDADYEGHTFSMLRRIADATGKELFIAFKESNPGSGPVTVEPHRAPAQKAPPLNRRSAAGSKLKSAPKSAPSARKKKRSH